From one Rhizobium rosettiformans genomic stretch:
- a CDS encoding DMT family transporter, with the protein MPIRAYSFLVITTLLWGGNTIAGKLALGHVSPMVLSFGRWALATLVIASIAVPQIRKDWAVLKANWKLLIFYGAVGYAAFNGFLYTALKYTSAVNGAIEQGAIPVLIFVINFLLFRIAVSAVQILGFMISFIGAAVTASHGDLQTLLTLTLNYGDLLMLFAGIAYAIYTVSLRWKPPVHWKSLMAVPALAAAITCLPLLWWEAGRGELILPDTRGWLIILYAGLFPSLISQILYIKGVEGIGANRAGLFINLVPVFGTLLSVTILGEKLEVFHVVALVLVLGGIAIAEWGKPAPNKAPR; encoded by the coding sequence TTGCCCATCCGCGCCTATAGTTTTCTCGTCATCACGACCTTGCTCTGGGGCGGCAACACGATTGCCGGCAAGCTGGCGCTTGGCCATGTGAGCCCGATGGTGCTGAGCTTCGGCCGCTGGGCACTCGCGACCCTGGTGATCGCCTCCATCGCAGTCCCGCAGATCCGCAAGGACTGGGCGGTGCTGAAGGCCAACTGGAAGCTGCTGATTTTCTACGGCGCCGTCGGCTATGCTGCCTTCAATGGCTTCCTCTACACAGCGCTGAAATACACGAGTGCGGTGAACGGTGCGATCGAACAGGGCGCGATCCCGGTTCTGATCTTCGTCATCAACTTTCTGCTGTTTCGTATCGCCGTCTCGGCGGTCCAGATCCTCGGCTTCATGATCAGCTTCATCGGCGCGGCGGTCACCGCCTCTCATGGCGATCTCCAGACCTTGCTGACCCTGACGCTGAACTATGGCGATCTTCTGATGCTGTTTGCCGGCATCGCTTACGCGATCTACACCGTGTCATTGCGCTGGAAGCCACCTGTCCACTGGAAGAGCCTGATGGCGGTGCCGGCACTTGCCGCCGCAATCACCTGTCTGCCGCTTCTCTGGTGGGAAGCGGGCCGAGGCGAGCTGATCCTGCCCGATACGCGCGGCTGGCTGATCATTCTCTATGCCGGACTGTTCCCCTCGCTGATCTCGCAGATCCTCTATATCAAGGGTGTCGAAGGCATTGGCGCAAACCGTGCCGGTCTCTTCATCAATCTGGTGCCGGTCTTCGGTACGCTGCTATCGGTCACCATCCTCGGCGAAAAGCTGGAAGTCTTTCATGTGGTAGCGCTGGTGCTCGTTCTCGGTGGCATCGCGATTGCCGAATGGGGCAAGCCCGCGCCTAACAAAGCTCCGCGCTGA
- a CDS encoding DUF1236 domain-containing protein yields the protein MNSKIIALGAVVLGAVASPVLAQEGTVTGAAGGAVTGAIVGGPVGAAVGGVVGAIAGTAVAPPPERVVTYVQQQPVPAQPVVIERQVVVGEPLPQEVVLTTIPEDPTYAYAVVNNQRVIVDPQTYVVVGVVQ from the coding sequence ATGAATTCGAAGATTATCGCTCTTGGCGCAGTGGTACTTGGTGCCGTCGCTTCTCCTGTTCTGGCGCAGGAAGGTACAGTTACCGGTGCTGCCGGTGGTGCTGTGACCGGTGCCATTGTCGGCGGTCCCGTTGGTGCCGCTGTGGGTGGCGTCGTCGGCGCCATTGCCGGTACCGCAGTCGCCCCGCCGCCGGAACGGGTCGTCACCTATGTCCAGCAGCAGCCGGTCCCGGCCCAGCCGGTCGTGATCGAGCGGCAGGTGGTCGTTGGTGAACCTCTTCCGCAGGAAGTCGTCCTGACCACGATCCCCGAGGATCCAACCTATGCCTATGCCGTGGTCAACAATCAGCGCGTCATCGTCGACCCGCAGACCTACGTCGTGGTCGGCGTCGTCCAGTAA
- a CDS encoding metallophosphoesterase → MSTEPGRAPRLVIDPADYAAVYAIGDVHGCLDALLELEDMIREDALSIDGRKLIVMLGDYVDRGPKSAAVLYHLTASSPPGFERVCLRGNHDDAFLAFLDGDPAGDWVLDHGAETTFASYGIEVEEFNLPAGRFALREAIRNAVPSSHVAFIRSLPVLLTMGTDVFAHAGLKPGRPLSEQTDDDLMWIRRSFLDLGPGLPVRVFHGHTPMREAHVGPDRVSLDTHCYRTGRLTAARVVAGDVSILSVG, encoded by the coding sequence ATGAGCACTGAGCCGGGCCGTGCGCCACGTCTCGTCATCGATCCCGCCGACTATGCCGCTGTCTATGCGATCGGTGACGTTCACGGCTGTCTCGACGCGCTTCTGGAACTGGAAGACATGATCCGCGAGGACGCCCTGTCGATCGATGGGCGCAAGCTGATCGTGATGCTCGGCGACTATGTCGACCGAGGCCCGAAATCCGCTGCCGTCCTCTATCATCTCACGGCATCGTCGCCCCCAGGCTTCGAGCGGGTTTGCCTGCGCGGCAATCACGACGATGCCTTCCTCGCCTTTCTCGACGGTGACCCGGCCGGTGACTGGGTCCTCGACCACGGTGCGGAGACGACCTTCGCGTCCTATGGTATCGAGGTGGAAGAATTTAACCTGCCTGCGGGCCGTTTTGCCTTGAGAGAGGCCATCAGGAATGCAGTTCCGAGCAGCCATGTGGCATTTATCAGATCGCTGCCGGTGCTGCTCACCATGGGTACGGATGTCTTCGCCCATGCCGGTCTGAAGCCGGGGCGACCGCTTTCCGAGCAGACCGATGACGATCTCATGTGGATCAGGCGATCCTTCCTCGATCTCGGTCCTGGGCTGCCTGTTCGGGTCTTTCACGGGCATACGCCGATGCGGGAAGCCCATGTTGGGCCGGATCGGGTCAGTCTCGACACGCATTGCTATCGCACCGGACGGTTGACGGCCGCGCGTGTTGTTGCTGGAGACGTGTCCATCCTCTCGGTCGGGTGA